CGTTTAGCGTGATTTCAGTTGGGATATCTAGTGGATCAGTTTCCACTTCAACTTCGTTCAATGTTTGTGTTACGACACCTTCTTTAACATCTTCCAAGCCTTCCAGAACGATTGTAACTGGAACGGTAACTTTTTGACCTTTCGTAAGTGCGTTCAGTTCAACGTTGTAAATTTCAGGTTTTAGAGCAGAAAGATCAATGTTTTTAATCAACACTTGCGTTTCTTCTCCATCTAAATCGATGTTAAAAACTGCGTTACGTCCTAGTTCACGTAATAGTTCATCGAATTCCTTACGGTCGATTAAGACAGATTGTGCTTCCATATCTGAACCGAAGATTGTTGCGGGTACTTTATTATCGTTTCTAGCTTGTTTAGACGCAGACGTACCTAGTCTTTCTCTTTTTTGAGCTTTTAGTTTCATAAATATTTCCCTCCATAACGCGCTATTAATTTAATGCGCATAATATATAGTTATTGTAACATTTAAAACAACAAAAGGCTAATGATATGCTCGAAGCGTTTACATAGCTGTAATTAAAAAATTCAATTGTCCTTTTTTCGCAAGCTTTAGTATACTCATACGGTAGTAAAAAAATAAAAAAGGAGTTGATAAGAATGTGGTGGTTTATTCCCGCTATAGTAGCAACGGTTGCTTGGGGTACAGCTGATTTATTTTATAAGAAGGGTGCTGATCCTGCAGATAAATACAGTTATCTCAAAACAGTTATTATGGTTGGGCTTATTATGGGATTGCATGCTGTATATGTTCTAGTT
This genomic interval from Jeotgalibaca porci contains the following:
- a CDS encoding 50S ribosomal protein L25; amino-acid sequence: MKLKAQKRERLGTSASKQARNDNKVPATIFGSDMEAQSVLIDRKEFDELLRELGRNAVFNIDLDGEETQVLIKNIDLSALKPEIYNVELNALTKGQKVTVPVTIVLEGLEDVKEGVVTQTLNEVEVETDPLDIPTEITLNVSDLVIGDTVVVSDLKVPENVTVLAEAEETVVVVAAPRVEEEPTDGDAEVAEPEVIGEKEE